Genomic segment of Streptomyces sp. NA02950:
CGGAATGGCCCTCGCGGGGGGCTTGAGCGCACCCGGGATCGACGTCGACCTCGCCGCCGTGCTGCACGGCGGACAGTCCGTCGAACTGCACCGGCCCATCCCGGTCAACGGCCAGGCCACCCAGATGTCCAAGGTGGCCGCGGTGTACGACAAGGGCAAGGCCGCGGTGATCGTGTTGCGGACCGACGCCGCCGACGCCGACGGACCGCTGTGGACCTGCGACACCCGGATCTTCGTCCGCGGCGAGGGCGGCTTCGGCGGTGAGCGCGGCCCCTCCGAACGGGTGGAGCCCCCGGCCCGCGAGCCCGACCACACCGTGGAACGGGCCATCCGCCAGGACCAGGCGCTGCTGTACCGGCTGTCCGGCGACTGGAACCCGTTGCACGCCGACCCCGAGTTCGCCAAGGGCGCCGGGTTCGACCGGCCCATCCTGCACGGGCTGTGCTCGTACGGCATGGTGCTCAAGGCGGTCGTGGACACGGCGCTGGGCGGCG
This window contains:
- a CDS encoding MaoC/PaaZ C-terminal domain-containing protein, whose amino-acid sequence is MPIDAAKAVSAEPRTTALTWGHKDIQLYHLGIGAGTPATDPGELRYTLESRLHVLPSFATVAGGGMALAGGLSAPGIDVDLAAVLHGGQSVELHRPIPVNGQATQMSKVAAVYDKGKAAVIVLRTDAADADGPLWTCDTRIFVRGEGGFGGERGPSERVEPPAREPDHTVERAIRQDQALLYRLSGDWNPLHADPEFAKGAGFDRPILHGLCSYGMVLKAVVDTALGGDVARVRAYTTRFAGVVFPGETLCVRMWRDGAEPAARGADAADAPQATDGPGRIHVTATAVERDGAPVLTDTTVEHA